One Triticum dicoccoides isolate Atlit2015 ecotype Zavitan chromosome 4B, WEW_v2.0, whole genome shotgun sequence genomic window carries:
- the LOC119293417 gene encoding heavy metal-associated isoprenylated plant protein 7-like — translation MAKTRAKKAAAAGDARSTGKEGDKAPVKGGSDAPANGVVVSVPVHCDGCARKLRRSLLRLDGVEEVIVDHSTDTVVVTGQKAMENPIMVVEAVKRKTGKKAVLLSPSPEKLPPPVKSEDSKKHGAGAPDMKKDVAEFDMEMVVVLKIELHCEDCSEEMKKRILKIKGVEEAVPHIKSSQLMVKGMVEPATLVGFIHKCTGRKAAIIRAEPLHEDTPAAAMDGDAPAADANAKKQEPSDNLENKNELGVEEETKEAVNREEETETEKPGKGDGDGVEKETVVEENQTKDHLFKLPAPASLVAVAPEAEKMAVNGHYQYNYHPAAYAYAYPHYAYQQYHQYPYAGNPATYYGPYPQHYPPQTFGDQSPDACTIM, via the exons ATGGCCAAG ACgcgggcgaagaaggcggcggcggccggtgatgCCCGGAGCACTGGGAAGGAAGGGGACAAGGCGCCGGTGAAGGGAGGCAGCGATGCGCCGGCGAACGGGGTGGTGGTAAGCGTGCCAGTCCACTGCGATGGCTGCGCCAGGAAGCTGCGCCGGTCTCTGCTGCGCCTCGATG GGGTTGAGGAGGTGATCGTGGATCACTCGACCGACACGGTGGTGGTAACTGGCCAGAAGGCGATGGAGAACCCGATCATGGTGGTCGAGGCGGTCAAGAGGAAGACCGGGAAGAAGGCGGTGCTGCTGAGCCCATCGCCGGAGAAGCTGCCACCGCCGGTGAAAAGTGAGGATAGCAAGAAACACGGTGCCGGGGCGCCAGACATGAAAAAGGATGTAGCGGAGTTCGACATG GAAATGGTTGTAGTGCTCAAGATAGAATTGCACTGTGAAGATTGCAGTgaggagatgaagaagaggatACTCAAGATAAAAG GAGTGGAGGAGGCCGTGCCGCACATCAAATCTTCACAGCTGATGGTGAAAGGGATGGTCGAGCCAGCGACCCTAGTAGGGTTCATCCACAAGTGCACGGGGAGGAAGGCTGCCATCATCAGAGCTGAGCCACTGCATGAGGATACGCCAGCAGCAGCCATGGATGGGGATGCGCCTGCAGCGGATGCCAATGCCAAGAAGCAAGAACCATCTGATAATCTGGAAAACAAAAATGAACTAGGGGTAGAAGAAGAGACCAAAGAAGCCGTGAACAGAGAAGAAGAGACTGAAACGGAGAAGCCAGGCAAAGGGGATGGAGATGGGGTTGAGAAGGAGACGGTTGTAGAGGAAAACCAGACGAAGGACCACCTATTCAAACTGCCTGCGCCGGCTTCACTTGTTGCGGTGGCGCCGGAGGCTGAGAAGATGGCCGTGAACGGCCACTACCAGTACAACTACCACCCAGCAGCCTACGCTTACGCATACCCGCACTATGCTTATCAGCAATACCACCAATACCCATATGCTGGTAATCCAGCAACGTATTATGGGCCGTATCCGCAGCACTATCCGCCACAGACTTTCGGCGATCAGAGCCCAGATGCATGCACCATCATGTAA